One window of the Gambusia affinis linkage group LG13, SWU_Gaff_1.0, whole genome shotgun sequence genome contains the following:
- the LOC122842987 gene encoding otoraplin-like has protein sequence MSCPLVNLLLVGLLHLTTNAVRMDKLADRKMCGDAECSYVLSMATAVDDFIAPDCRFINIKMGQLVYVYSKLIPPDGAGVFWYGSVYSERYVDQMGRTGYFPATVVKETRTFTDNTVQKQTTDMDFYCD, from the exons ATGAGTTGTCCCTTGGTAAACTTGCTCCTTGTTGGACTGCTTCACCTGACCACGAATGCAGTCCGAATGGATAAACTAGCAGATCGCAAGATGTGCGGAGATGCAGAATGTTCAT ATGTTCTTTCAATGGCCACAGCTGTGGATGACTTCATAGCTCCTGACTGCAGATTCATCAACATTAAAATGGGTCAGCTGGTTTATGTGTATTCTAAACTCATACCACCAGATGGCGCTGGAGTATTCTGGTATGGAAGT GTGTACAGTGAGCGGTATGTGGACCAGATGGGTAGAACGGGATATTTCCCTGCAACTGTGGTGAAAGAGACCAGAACGTTTACAGACAACACAGTTCAGAAGCAGACCACT gaTATGGACTTCTATTGTGATTAG
- the gtpbp2a gene encoding GTP-binding protein 2 isoform X1 yields the protein MDARVSELFGSASGHSSGGSQGSTSNYKPGNGNGVVSKKTGAKNKKARTRFPRNFKPSNNTPYLPPEAEEGNIEYKLKLVNPTQNRFEHLATQMKWRLQEGRGEAVYQIGVEDNGMLVGLSEEDMRASLKTLHRLAEKVGADIAVLREQEVEYDADIPRKIAEVLIRKVPDDQQFLDLRVAVLGNVDSGKSTLLGVLTQGELDNGRGRARLNLFRHLHEIQTGRTSSISFEILGFNSKGEVVNYSESRTAEEICESASKMITFIDLAGHHKYLKTTIFGLTSYCPDFAMLVVSANTGIAGTTREHLGLAMALKVPIFIVISKVDLCTRATVERTVRQLERFLKQPGCNKVPMVVGSTDDAVTAAQQFAQSPSITPIFTLSSVTGESLDMLKVFFNIIPPLSNSKEQEELMQQLTEFQVDEIYTVPEVGTVVGGTLYSGICREGDHLVVGPTESGQFHKLTVGSIQRNRSACRVLRAGQAATLALGNFDRSLLRKGMVMVSPEMNPTICWMFEAEIVLLFHAKTFHKGFQVTVHIGNVRQTATVEALYGKEELRTGEQAVVLFKFIKHPEYLKVGAKMLFREGVTKGIGHVTNLQPISYHHQHFQRQDEKA from the exons ATGGATGCGAGGGTGTCGGAGTTATTTGGGTCAGCAAGCGGGCACAGCTCCGGTGGATCTCAGGGATCTACGTCTAACTACAAGCCAGGAAATGGCAACGGGGTTGTCTCGAAAAAGACTGGTGCAAAGAACAAGAAAGCAAGAACTCGATTTCCTCGCAACTTCAAACCGAGCAATAACACCCCATATCTGCCCCCAGAG GCTGAAGAGGGAAACATAGAATACAAG ctAAAGCTGGTGAACCCCACACAAAACCGCTTTGAGCACCTGGCAACACAAATGAAATGGCGACTGCAGGAGGGTCGGGGCGAAGCCGTCTATCAAATAGGAGTCGAGGACAATGGCATGCTGGTGGGACTGTCAGAGGAGGACATGAGAGCATCGCTGAAAACGCTCCATAGGCTGGCCGAGAA agtgggAGCTGACATTGCAGTTCTTCGAGAACAAGAGGTAGAATACGACGCTGATATTCCTCGGAAGATTGCTGAAGTTCTCATACGAAAGGTGCCAGATGATCAGCAG TTCCTAGACCTACGAGTGGCAGTCCTGGGTAACGTGGACTCTGGTAAGTCCACTCTGTTGGGTGTTTTAACACAAGGCGAGCTGGACAACGGCCGGGGAAGAGCGAGACTCAACCTCTTCAGGCACCTGCACGAAATCCAGACTGGGCGCACATCAAGCATCAGCTTTGAGATCCTCGGCTTCAACAGCAAAGGAGAG GTGGTAAATTACAGCGAGTCTCGCACTGCAGAGGAGATCTGTGAGAGTGCCTCTAAAATGATCACGTTCATCGATCTGGCCGGTCACCACAAGTACCTGAAAACCACCATTTTTGGCCTCACCAGCTACTGTCCAGACTTTGCTATGCTGGTCGTCAGCGCAAACACTGGCATCG CCGGTACGACAAGAGAACATCTGGGTCTCGCCATGGCCTTGAAGGTCCCCATCTTCATCGTTATCAGCAAAGTAGACCTCTGCACCCGAGCCACTGTGGAGCGCACGGTGCGGCAGCTAGAGCGTTTCCTGAAACAGCCAGGCTGCAACAAAGTGCCCATGGTTGTTGGCAGCACCGACGACGCAGTCACAGCAGCACAACAGTTCGCCCAGTCGCCCAG CATCACACCCATCTTCACCTTATCCAGTGTGACTGGTGAAAGCTTAGACATGCTCAAGGTCTTCTTCAACATCATCCCTCCTCTCAGCAACAGCAAAGAGCAGGAAGAGCTTATGCAACAGCTCACAGAGTTTCAA GTGGATGAGATCTACACAGTTCCAGAAGTGGGGACAGTGGTGGGAGGCACTCTGTACAG TGGAATATGTCGAGAGGGGGATCATCTTGTAGTAGGACCCACAGAGTCGGGCCAGTTCCACAAGCTGACCGTTGGCAGCATCCAAAGAAACCGCTCGGCGTGCAGGGTGCTCAGGGCGGGCCAGGCTGCAACTCTTGCTCTGGGAAACTTCGACCGCTCACTATTACGCAAG GGTATGGTAATGGTGAGCCCAGAGATGAATCCTACTATCTGCTGGATGTTTGAGGCTGAGATTGTCCTGCTTTTCCATGCCAAGACCTTCCACAAAGGCTTCCAGGTTACTGTGCATATTGGAAATGTGAGACAGACCGCCACAGTGGAAGCTCTTTATGGCAAG GAGGAGCTGAGGACAGGCGAACAAGCAGTGGTTCTCTTCAAGTTCATCAAACACCCTGAATATTTGAAGGTGGGGGCTAAGATGCTCTTCAGGGAGGGCGTGACCAAAGGTATTGGTCATGTCACCAACTTGCAACCCATTTCTTATCACCACCAACATTTTCAAAGGCAGGATGAGAAAGcctga
- the gtpbp2a gene encoding GTP-binding protein 2 isoform X2, which yields MKWRLQEGRGEAVYQIGVEDNGMLVGLSEEDMRASLKTLHRLAEKVGADIAVLREQEVEYDADIPRKIAEVLIRKVPDDQQFLDLRVAVLGNVDSGKSTLLGVLTQGELDNGRGRARLNLFRHLHEIQTGRTSSISFEILGFNSKGEVVNYSESRTAEEICESASKMITFIDLAGHHKYLKTTIFGLTSYCPDFAMLVVSANTGIAGTTREHLGLAMALKVPIFIVISKVDLCTRATVERTVRQLERFLKQPGCNKVPMVVGSTDDAVTAAQQFAQSPSITPIFTLSSVTGESLDMLKVFFNIIPPLSNSKEQEELMQQLTEFQVDEIYTVPEVGTVVGGTLYSGICREGDHLVVGPTESGQFHKLTVGSIQRNRSACRVLRAGQAATLALGNFDRSLLRKGMVMVSPEMNPTICWMFEAEIVLLFHAKTFHKGFQVTVHIGNVRQTATVEALYGKEELRTGEQAVVLFKFIKHPEYLKVGAKMLFREGVTKGIGHVTNLQPISYHHQHFQRQDEKA from the exons ATGAAATGGCGACTGCAGGAGGGTCGGGGCGAAGCCGTCTATCAAATAGGAGTCGAGGACAATGGCATGCTGGTGGGACTGTCAGAGGAGGACATGAGAGCATCGCTGAAAACGCTCCATAGGCTGGCCGAGAA agtgggAGCTGACATTGCAGTTCTTCGAGAACAAGAGGTAGAATACGACGCTGATATTCCTCGGAAGATTGCTGAAGTTCTCATACGAAAGGTGCCAGATGATCAGCAG TTCCTAGACCTACGAGTGGCAGTCCTGGGTAACGTGGACTCTGGTAAGTCCACTCTGTTGGGTGTTTTAACACAAGGCGAGCTGGACAACGGCCGGGGAAGAGCGAGACTCAACCTCTTCAGGCACCTGCACGAAATCCAGACTGGGCGCACATCAAGCATCAGCTTTGAGATCCTCGGCTTCAACAGCAAAGGAGAG GTGGTAAATTACAGCGAGTCTCGCACTGCAGAGGAGATCTGTGAGAGTGCCTCTAAAATGATCACGTTCATCGATCTGGCCGGTCACCACAAGTACCTGAAAACCACCATTTTTGGCCTCACCAGCTACTGTCCAGACTTTGCTATGCTGGTCGTCAGCGCAAACACTGGCATCG CCGGTACGACAAGAGAACATCTGGGTCTCGCCATGGCCTTGAAGGTCCCCATCTTCATCGTTATCAGCAAAGTAGACCTCTGCACCCGAGCCACTGTGGAGCGCACGGTGCGGCAGCTAGAGCGTTTCCTGAAACAGCCAGGCTGCAACAAAGTGCCCATGGTTGTTGGCAGCACCGACGACGCAGTCACAGCAGCACAACAGTTCGCCCAGTCGCCCAG CATCACACCCATCTTCACCTTATCCAGTGTGACTGGTGAAAGCTTAGACATGCTCAAGGTCTTCTTCAACATCATCCCTCCTCTCAGCAACAGCAAAGAGCAGGAAGAGCTTATGCAACAGCTCACAGAGTTTCAA GTGGATGAGATCTACACAGTTCCAGAAGTGGGGACAGTGGTGGGAGGCACTCTGTACAG TGGAATATGTCGAGAGGGGGATCATCTTGTAGTAGGACCCACAGAGTCGGGCCAGTTCCACAAGCTGACCGTTGGCAGCATCCAAAGAAACCGCTCGGCGTGCAGGGTGCTCAGGGCGGGCCAGGCTGCAACTCTTGCTCTGGGAAACTTCGACCGCTCACTATTACGCAAG GGTATGGTAATGGTGAGCCCAGAGATGAATCCTACTATCTGCTGGATGTTTGAGGCTGAGATTGTCCTGCTTTTCCATGCCAAGACCTTCCACAAAGGCTTCCAGGTTACTGTGCATATTGGAAATGTGAGACAGACCGCCACAGTGGAAGCTCTTTATGGCAAG GAGGAGCTGAGGACAGGCGAACAAGCAGTGGTTCTCTTCAAGTTCATCAAACACCCTGAATATTTGAAGGTGGGGGCTAAGATGCTCTTCAGGGAGGGCGTGACCAAAGGTATTGGTCATGTCACCAACTTGCAACCCATTTCTTATCACCACCAACATTTTCAAAGGCAGGATGAGAAAGcctga
- the polh gene encoding DNA polymerase eta has product MDYGKERVVALVDMDCFYVQVEQRLNPALKNTSCVVAQYKTWKGGGIIAVSYEARAHGVTRNMWVDDAKKLCPDLQVARVRESHGKADLTHYREASVEVIEVMSRFAVIERASIDEAYMDLTAAVQQRCKNIADQPIDQRLLRTTHIQGYPFPDNDSNQVDDSALDKEQRRSRGVQQWLESLPVPTVGEQNSAELQLTVGALIVEEMRAAVEKHTSFRCSAGISHNKVLAKLACGLNKPNRQTVLPLDSVTELFSTLPISKIRNLGGKMGASITGTLGVENMGDLTRFSQTQLAQHFGEKTGHWLYDLCRGIEFEAVKPRQLPKSIGCSKNFPGKTSLATKQQVQYWLHQLALELEERLTKDREVNGRVAKLLTVGVRQLGDKRQSSFSRCCALVRYEATKISSDSFAIIKSLNTAGNQQAAWTPPLTLLHLSASKFSDAPSTGGIAGFLSNDPSSTQSSFSVTRTPSSTQSDLKSVSPCRPPGTIQSFFQKASGKQKQIRKDKEEEDDCGSSKEVSSSVILDEQFSADERSSIKVISESPRSGISSFFQKKSLERNFRPSALPIPTSESEPEIVDGDHCEDSDAVAEHEPHQPRFKGAGTKPETEPEDCQPPSVLVEDLTTCERCGKEVLVWEMPEHNDFHFALDLQNSLSSSINSAANTSSSTTSFSSNASPVPLGAGGTAQSTRGKTKTRGPTGPAPKRQRSQGGSMGTLDSFFKKN; this is encoded by the exons ATGGACTACGGGAAAGAGAGAGTGGTGGCGTTAGTCGACATGGACTGTTTTTACGTCCAGGTAGAGCAGCGTCTGAATCCAGCTCTGAAAAACACTTCTTGCGTGGTGGCTCAGTACAAGACGTGGAAAGGAGGCGG TATCATAGCGGTGAGTTACGAGGCGAGGGCCCACGGTGTCACCAGGAACATGTGGGTGGATGATGCAAAAAAGCTGTGCCCAGATCTCCAGGTGGCCAGAGTGCGCGAGTCTCACGGGAAGGCAGATCTAACTCA TTACAGAGAGGCGAGTGTGGAAGTGATTGAGGTGATGTCTCGTTTTGCCGTGATTGAGAGGGCCAGCATCGATGAGGCCTACATGGATCTGACGGCAGCCGTTCAGCAGCGGTGCAAAAACATAGCCGATCAACCGATCGACCAACGACTTCTCAGGACTACTCACATTCAAGGCTATCCATTCCCGGATAACGATTCTAACCAAGTTGATGATTCAGCTTTGGATAAAG aACAGAGAAGATCCAGAGGAGTCCAGCAGTGGTTGGAGTCCTTACCTGTCCCAACCGTGGGAGAGCAGAactctgcagagctgcagctaaCCGTCGGTGCGCTCATTGTTGAAGAAATGAGAGCAGctgtagaaaaacacacaagcttCCGCTGCTCAGCAGGGATATCGCACAACAAG GTGCTGGCTAAACTGGCCTGCGGTCTGAACAAACCTAACAGACAAACTGTGCTACCTTTGGACTCTGTGACTGAACTGTTTAGCACTCTGCCAATCAGTAAGAT TCGTAACCTTGGGGGCAAAATGGGTGCATCGATAACAGGAACTCTGGGGGTTGAGAACATGGGAGATCTCACTCGGTTCTCTCAGACACAGCTGGCGCAGcactttggagaaaaaacaGG CCATTGGCTGTATGACTTGTGTCGGGGGATTGAGTTTGAAGCTGTGAAACCCAGGCAGCTTCCCAAATCCATTGGCTGCAGCAAGAACTTCCCCGGGAAAACGTCACTGGCCACAAAACAGCAG GTGCAGTACTGGCTTCATCAGCTGGCCCTTGAGCTGGAGGAGAGGTTGACCAAAGACAGAGAAGTG AACGGTCGAGTGGCAAAGTTGTTGACGGTCGGAGTGCGTCAGCTTGGTGACAAGAGGCAGAGCAGCTTCTCTCGATGCTGCGCCTTGGTGCGCTACGAGGCGACCAAAATATCCAGTGACAGCTTTGCCATTATCAAGAGTCTCAACACAGCAGGAAACCAGCAAGCCGCCTG GACTCCGCCTCTGACTCTGCTACACCTCTCAGCCAGCAAATTCAGCGACGCTCCGTCCACAGGGGGAATCGCTGGCTTCCTGTCCAATGATCCCTCTTCTACTCAGAGCTCCTTCTCTGTGACTCGGACCCCATCCAGTACACAGTCAGACTTAAAAAGTGTGTCTCCATGCCGTCCTCCCGGAACTATACAGTCCTTCTTTCAAAAAGCAtctgggaaacaaaaacaaatcagaaaggataaagaggaggaagatgactGTGGAAGCTCAAAAGAAGTCTCTTCATCTGTCATCTTAGATGAGCAGTTTTCCGCTGATGAGCGTTCTAGCATCAAGGTCATCTCAGAAAGCCCCCGCTCTGGCATCTCCtctttctttcaaaagaaaagccttGAAAGAAACTTTAGGCCTTCAGCCTTACCGATCCCCACGTCTGAATCTGAACCTGAAATCGTAGATGGAGATCACTGTGAAGATTCTGATGCCGTCGCCGAGCACGAACCTCATCAGCCGCGATTTAAAGGTGCAGGGACGAAACCAGAGACTGAACCAGAAGACTGCCAACCTCCAAGCGTGCTTGTGGAAGACCTGACAACCTGCGAACGCTGCGGTAAAGAAGTGCTGGTCTGGGAAATGCCTGAACACAACGACTTTCACTTTGCACTGGACCTCCAGAATTCTCTGTCTTCATCTATTAATTCAGCAGCCAACACTTCCAGTTCCACCACCTCTTTTTCCTCTAATGCTTCTCCGGTTCCTCTCGGAGCAGGAGGCACAGCACAATCAACCCGgggcaaaacaaagacaagagGCCCAACAGGGCCTGCTCCAAAAAGACAGAGATCCCAAGGAGGAAGTATGGGTACCTtggattcatttttcaaaaagaactGA